From the Erythrolamprus reginae isolate rEryReg1 chromosome Z, rEryReg1.hap1, whole genome shotgun sequence genome, one window contains:
- the LOC139153216 gene encoding disco-interacting protein 2 homolog C-like — MSYYQIAVFSVSVLHDERIVIVAEQRPDSTEEDSFQWMSRVLQFLFLSEVLQWRAQTTPDHVLYTLLNSSLSWHKSCPRWLQPPEILGTMKRME; from the exons ATGTCATATTATCA GATAGCAGTATTTTCAGTGAGTGTCCTTCATGATGAACGCATAGTCATTGTGGCTGAGCAGAGACCGGATTCTACAGAAGAAGACAGCTTTCAGTGGATGAGCAGAGTCCTGCAG TTCTTATTCCTCTCAGAAGTCTTACAGTGGAGGGCACAGACAACCCCTGACCATGTGCTTTATACTCTACTAAACTCTTCACTCAGCTGGCACAAGTCAT GTCCAAGATGGCTCCAACCTCCAGAgatcttagggaccatgaagaggatggaatag